A segment of the Streptomyces sp. P9-A2 genome:
GTGAAATCCCCGACGGGCTAGTTCGCGGGCGGCCGCCGCGCCCATGCCCGTGGAGGCGCCGGTTATGACGATCAGCTTCTGGGGTTCAGATGACATTGTCACCCGAGACACGTTACCAATCCAGATGACACCGTCAACTAAATGTACGATTGGCGCCATGGTCACCCGTGCGGAATCCGCCGCCCTCACCCGCCGCGCTCTGCTCGACGCGGCCGCCGAGCTCCTCGACCTCGGCGGCCCCGAAGCCGTCACCCTGCGCGAGGTCGGCGCGCGCGCAGGCGTGACGCGGGGAGCGCCGTACCGGCACTTCATGGGCAAGGACAGCCTGCTGGATGCCGTCGCGACCGAGAGCTGGGAACGGATCGGCGACCAGATGCATGCCCTGCGGGCCGACCCGGCCCTGCCGGCCTCCGAGAAGCTGCGCGGCGCTCTTCGCGCCCTCATCGGCGCCGGCCGGGACCAGCCGTACAGGTACCAGTTGTTGTTCAAGCGGCCCGGGCACGGTCCGGGAGAGCGCGGTGAAGGGATCGACCGCGTCATGCGCCAGCTCTGCGGACCGGAGGGCGACCCCGCCGCAGCCGTCCGCGCCTCAATGCGCTTTCAGGACGAGTTCCTGGCCATCGTCGCCGCCTTCGTAGGGGAGCAAAACGCACGCCACTACGGAGCCCTGCTACTGGCCGGCGCTCACGGCATCGCAGACATGGAACTCAGCGGCCACCTCAGCGAGGACACAT
Coding sequences within it:
- a CDS encoding TetR/AcrR family transcriptional regulator — protein: MVTRAESAALTRRALLDAAAELLDLGGPEAVTLREVGARAGVTRGAPYRHFMGKDSLLDAVATESWERIGDQMHALRADPALPASEKLRGALRALIGAGRDQPYRYQLLFKRPGHGPGERGEGIDRVMRQLCGPEGDPAAAVRASMRFQDEFLAIVAAFVGEQNARHYGALLLAGAHGIADMELSGHLSEDTWRTTADELVDTLVRLVGDTGETT